The DNA window CCGTTCTCGATCAGCTCCTGGTTCAGCGCACGCAGGTACTCCATGTGGGCATCGAGGTCGTTCGGGTCCCACTCGGCGAGCGGCGGGGCGTCGAGGTTCTCGTCGTACTTCGTCAGGATCAGGAAACGGGTCATCGTCGTTCGTCCTTTCAGCCCTGCTGGGCTTCGGCCTTCTCGCGGATCAGGTCCTCGACCGCCTTGGGGATGGTGGTCTCGAAGTCGAGCAGTTTGGCCCAGTGCAGCTCGATGCTGATCACGGCCATCTCGTCGTAGAGCGCCCGAACCCCGGCCTCCCACTCGGGGAAGGCCTCTTCCCCGACGTGTCGGCCGGCCTCGATGTAGAAGTCGGGAACGCCGTCGACGACCTCGACGGACGCGGTGCCGCGCAGCAGCAGGACCTTCGGCGGGTACCCGGTGGTGTCGATGGTGAGCGCGACCTTCGGGTCCTTCCGCAGCGCGGCGACCTTGGCGGCCTTCGGCACCGTGGCGATCAGCACCCGCGCACCGTCCCAGGCGTACCCGATCGGCACGACCCGCGGCTCCCCGTCGACGTTGTTGTACGCGAACCGCGCGATGGCCACCCCGTTCAGCAGTTGCTGCGCGTACGGCTTGTTCATGACCTCGGAGATCTCCTGCTGCGACATCGTCTTCGTCATCTCAGTTCTTGCCTCTCGTGCTCGGCACCCCTCGTGGGCGCCATTCGTGAGTCAGACGGAGCCGTTGCCAGGTCCTCGACATGGTCGACACGAATTCTGCTGGGAATCCTTGCGTGATCGACCGTGGACACATCGCCACCGCGCGGGCCACCGCGTTTCTCGCCCTGGCACTCGCCATGCGGCTGAGCTAAATCGTGGCGCGCCTGCCTGAGGGTGGAGTAGAACGTCGAGAGTGAACGCGCTGCGCAGCCGTACGTATCGGCATCAGGACCTCGTCACGATCGAGCACCGGCTCGATGTCCCGCTCGACCACCACGCGCCGGACGGGGAGCAGCTCGAGGTCTTCGCCCGCGAGCTCGTCAAGGTGGACAAGGCGGACGACAACCAGCCGCGGCTGCTGTTCCTGCAGGGCGGCCCCGGCGGCAAGAGCCCGCGGCCGGGCTCCGACGCGTGGGTCGAACGGGCGCTGCGGGACTACCGCGTCGTCCTGCTCGACCAGCGCGGCACCGGCCTGTCGACGCATGCGAACCGGCAGACGCTCGCCCGCCGCGGCGGTCCCGAGGAGCAGGCGGAGTACCTCCAGCACTTCCGCGCCGACGCGATCGTGCACGACTCCGAGGCGCTGCGCAAAGCGCTCGGCGGCGACACCCCGTGGACCCTGCTCGGCCAGAGCTACGGCGGCTTCTGCATCCTCACCTACCTCTCGTTCGCGCCGGCCGGGGTGAAGGAGGCGTTCGTCACCGGCGGGCTGCCGTCGCTCCAGGGCACGGCCGACGTGGTGTACGAGACGACGTACGACCACATGGTGGAGAAGAACGAGGCCTACTTCGCCCTGCACCCCGACGACCGCGAGCTGTGCGCGCGGATCGTCCGGCACCTCACCGAGAACGACGTCCGGCTGCCCACCGGCGAGCGCTTCTCACCGCGCCGCTTCCAGACCGCCGGCCACGGACTCGGCATGCGCGGGGTCTTCGACGGCCTGCACTACGTGCTGGAGGAGGCGTTCCTCCCGGGCAGCGCCGGCGACGAGCTGTCCGACACGTTCCTGCACGCGGTCGGCTCGGGGCTGAGCTTCGCCGAGGGCCCGCTCTACGCGGTGCTGCACGAGTCCATCTACCAGCACGGAGCGGCCAGCCGCTGGGCCGCCGAACGGGTCTACACCGAACGCAAGGAGTTCCACCTCGACGACGAGCGGCCGTTCCTGTTCACCGGCGAGGTGATCTACCCGTTCTTCTTCGACGAGGATCCGGCGCTCGTTCCGCTGCGCGAGACCGCGAACCTCCTTGCGCACAAGGAAGACTGGCCCGCCCTGTACGACGTCGAGCAGCTCGCGCGCAACGAGGTGCCGGTGTTCGCCGCGGTGTACTACAACGACCTCTACGTACCCCGCGAGCTCTCCCTCGAGACCGCCAAGGCGGTCAAGCGGGTGACGCCGTGGATCACCAACGAGTACGAGCACGACGGCATCCGGGTGAGCGACGTGCTCGACAAGCTGTTCAAGCTCGCGAAGCAGACTCCGTAGGCGGGGAAGGCGGAGCCGGGGGAGGAGTGGTCGCGGGCGGACGGAACACCGCGAACGGGTCGGTGATCTGGATGCTCGCGCGGGCGAAGCGGAACAGCGCTGCCGGACGGCCGCCGCTCGGACCCGGTGGCACGGTCTCGCCGGTCGGCTCGAGCTGCCCGCGCCGGGAGAGGACGCGCTGCAGGTTGGTCGCCGACACCCGGTAGCCGAGCGCCGCCGAGTAGACGTCGCGCAGCGCCGACACGGTGAACTCCGGCGCCGCGAGCGCGAACCCGACGTTCGTGTACGACAGCTTCGACCGGAGCCGGTCCCGGGCGCGCAGCACGACCGCCTGGTGGTCGAACGCGGTGTCCGGCAGCGCGTCGATCGGGAACCACGAGGTGTCGTCCGGGATCACCGGGTCGTTGTCGGAGCGCACCAGCGCGAGGAACGTGCTCGCGATCACCCGGTCGCCGGGCACCCGGTCCGGGGCGCTGAACACGGCCAGCTGCTCGACGTGGGAGAGCTGTCTGACGTCGACCTTCTCGGCGAGCTGGCGGCGTACGGACGCCTCGATGTCCTCGGTCGCGCCGAGCTGTCCGCCGGGGAGGGACCAGCGGCCGACCTGCGGTTCTCGCGCCCGCCGCCAAAGCAGGACCTGCAGTGACCGGGACCGGACTTGGAGCACGGCGGCGAGAACCTCATGCCCCAATTCGCTCACGCGGTGATAGTATCCATGGCAGTTTTCGATTCATAGACGAAAACCTCGGCGTGGCGGGAAGAGCCCGCGATCGCACGGGGTTAGGGGTGAGGAGGGGGCTCGACGGGGAGCCCTGCCAAACCCCTTCGGGTGAGGGAGAGCAGTCGATGACCGCGGTGATCGAACGTACCTCTGGCGGCTACGTCGGGGTGGTGCCGGACGAGGCATGGCGGGAGGAGGTACGCCGGCTCGCCCGCGAACGCGACGCGGTGCTGCTCGCGCACAACTACCAGATCCCCGAGATCCAGGACATCGCCGACTTCACCGGCGACTCGCTCGCGCTGAGCCGGATCGCGGCGACGAGCGACGCGTCCACGATCGTGTTCTGCGGCGTGCACTTCATGGCCGAGACCGCCAAGATCCTCAGCCCGGACAAGACCGTACTGATCCCGGACGCGCGGGCCGGCTGTTCGCTCGCCGACTCGATCGACGCCGACCAGCTGCGCGCGTGGAAGGCCGAGCACCCGGGCGCGGTCGTGGTGTCGTACGTCAACACGACGGCCGAGGTGAAGGCCGAGACCGACATCTGCTGCACCTCGTCGAACGCGGTCGAGGTCGTCCAGTCGATCCCCGCCGACCAGGAGGTGCTGTTCCTCCCGGACATGTTCCTCGGCGCGCACGTTCGCCGGGTGACCGGACGCGAGAACCTGCACATCTGGGCGGGGGAGTGCCACGTCCACGCCGGCATCAACGGCGCCGAGCTCGCCGAGCGGGCCGCGGAGAACCCCGACGCCGACCTCTTCATCCACCCGGAGTGCGGCTGCGCCACGTCGGCGCTCTATCTCGCGGGCGCGGGTGCCGTGCCGGCCGACCGGGTGAAGATCTTGTCCACCGGCGGCATGCTCGACGAGGCCCGCGAGACCAAGTCCCGTTCGGTGCTGGTCGCGACCGAGATCGGGATGCTGCACCAGCTCCGCAAGGCCGCGCCGGGCGTCGACTTCCGCGCGGTGAACGAGCGCGCCTCCTGCCGCTACATGAAGATGATCACGCCCGCCGCCCTGCTGCGCTGCCTGCGCGACGGCGCGGACGAGGTGCACGTCGACCCGGCGATCGCGGCACGGGCTCGCGGCGCCGTGCAACGGATGGTGGAGATCGGTCAGCCTGGAGGCGGCGAATGACCTGGGAGGCGACCGCCGACCTCGTCGTGGTCGGCACCGGCGTGGCGGGCCTGACCGCCGCGACCGAGGCCAAGCGCCTCGGCCTGAACGTGCTGGTCGTGACCAAGGGTGTCGCGGACGACGGCAACACGCGCTGGGCTCAGGGCG is part of the Tenggerimyces flavus genome and encodes:
- a CDS encoding pyridoxamine 5'-phosphate oxidase family protein; this encodes MTKTMSQQEISEVMNKPYAQQLLNGVAIARFAYNNVDGEPRVVPIGYAWDGARVLIATVPKAAKVAALRKDPKVALTIDTTGYPPKVLLLRGTASVEVVDGVPDFYIEAGRHVGEEAFPEWEAGVRALYDEMAVISIELHWAKLLDFETTIPKAVEDLIREKAEAQQG
- a CDS encoding alpha/beta fold hydrolase, translating into MNALRSRTYRHQDLVTIEHRLDVPLDHHAPDGEQLEVFARELVKVDKADDNQPRLLFLQGGPGGKSPRPGSDAWVERALRDYRVVLLDQRGTGLSTHANRQTLARRGGPEEQAEYLQHFRADAIVHDSEALRKALGGDTPWTLLGQSYGGFCILTYLSFAPAGVKEAFVTGGLPSLQGTADVVYETTYDHMVEKNEAYFALHPDDRELCARIVRHLTENDVRLPTGERFSPRRFQTAGHGLGMRGVFDGLHYVLEEAFLPGSAGDELSDTFLHAVGSGLSFAEGPLYAVLHESIYQHGAASRWAAERVYTERKEFHLDDERPFLFTGEVIYPFFFDEDPALVPLRETANLLAHKEDWPALYDVEQLARNEVPVFAAVYYNDLYVPRELSLETAKAVKRVTPWITNEYEHDGIRVSDVLDKLFKLAKQTP
- a CDS encoding NUDIX hydrolase yields the protein MSELGHEVLAAVLQVRSRSLQVLLWRRAREPQVGRWSLPGGQLGATEDIEASVRRQLAEKVDVRQLSHVEQLAVFSAPDRVPGDRVIASTFLALVRSDNDPVIPDDTSWFPIDALPDTAFDHQAVVLRARDRLRSKLSYTNVGFALAAPEFTVSALRDVYSAALGYRVSATNLQRVLSRRGQLEPTGETVPPGPSGGRPAALFRFARASIQITDPFAVFRPPATTPPPAPPSPPTESASRA
- the nadA gene encoding quinolinate synthase NadA — its product is MTAVIERTSGGYVGVVPDEAWREEVRRLARERDAVLLAHNYQIPEIQDIADFTGDSLALSRIAATSDASTIVFCGVHFMAETAKILSPDKTVLIPDARAGCSLADSIDADQLRAWKAEHPGAVVVSYVNTTAEVKAETDICCTSSNAVEVVQSIPADQEVLFLPDMFLGAHVRRVTGRENLHIWAGECHVHAGINGAELAERAAENPDADLFIHPECGCATSALYLAGAGAVPADRVKILSTGGMLDEARETKSRSVLVATEIGMLHQLRKAAPGVDFRAVNERASCRYMKMITPAALLRCLRDGADEVHVDPAIAARARGAVQRMVEIGQPGGGE